From Mus musculus strain C57BL/6J chromosome 17, GRCm38.p6 C57BL/6J, the proteins below share one genomic window:
- the Vit gene encoding vitrin isoform X3 codes for MNSQDLKTAIEKITQRGGLSNVGRAISFVTKTFFSKANGNRGGAPNVAVVMVDGWPTDKVEEVSRVARESGINVFFITVEGAAERDIQHVVEPGFASKAVCRTNGFYSFNVQSWLSLHKTVQPLVKRVCDTDRLACSKTCLNSADIGFVIDGSSSMGTSNFRTVLQFVANLSKEFEISDTDTRVGAVQYTYEQRLEFGFDKYNSKADILSAIRRVGYWSGGTSTGAAIQYALEQLFKKSKPNKRKVMIIITDGRSYDDVRIPAMAAYQKGVITYAIGIAWAAQDELEVMATHPAKDHSFFVDDFDNLYKIAPRIIQNICTEFNSQPRN; via the exons ATGAATTCTcaagatctgaagacagctatagagAAAATTACCCAGAGAGGAGGCCTTTCTAATGTAG gcCGTGCCATCTCCTTTGTAACCAAGACCTTCTTTTCCAAAGCCAATGGGAACAGAGGTGGTGCTCCCAATGTGGCTGTGGTCATGGTGGATGGCTGGCCCACAGACAAGGTGGAAGAGGTGTCACGAGTTGCCAGAGAGTCTGGGATCAACGTCTTCTTCATCACCGTCGAAGGGGCCGCCGAAAGGGACATACAGCATGTGGTGGAGCCCGGTTTTGCCAGCAAG gCAGTGTGCAGAACAAACGGGTTCTACTCCTTCAATGTGCAGAGCTGGCTCAGCCTTCACAAAACAGTGCAGCCCCTGGTGAAGCGGGTCTGCGACACGGACCGCCTAGCCTGCAGCAAGACCTGTTTAAACTCTGCGGACATAGGCTTTGTCATCGATGGGTCTAGCAGCATGGGGACAAGCAACTTCCGCACGGTCCTGCAGTTCGTGGCCAACCTCAGCAAGGAGTTTGAGATTTCAGACACCGACACACGCGTCGGGGCCGTGCAGTACACCTACGAGCAGCGGCTCGAATTTGGGTTCGACAAGTATAACAGCAAAGCCGACATCCTCAGTGCCATCAGGAGGGTGGGGTACTGGAGCGGAGGCACCAGCACAGGGGCTGCCATCCAGTATGCCCTCGAACAGCTCTTCAAGAAGTCCAAACCGAACAAGAGGAAGGTAATGATCATTATCACTGACGGCAGGTCTTACGATGACGTGCGGATCCCAGCCATGGCTGCCTACCAGAAGG GGGTGATCACGTATGCAATAGGCATTGCGTGGGCTGCTCAGGACGAGCTGGAGGTAATGGCCACTCACCCCGCCAAGGACCATTCCTTCTTTGTGGATGATTTTGACAACCTCTACAAAATTGCCCCCAGGATCATCCAGAATATTTGTACAGAGTTCAACTCACAGCCTCGAAACTGA